From Motacilla alba alba isolate MOTALB_02 chromosome 20, Motacilla_alba_V1.0_pri, whole genome shotgun sequence, the proteins below share one genomic window:
- the LOC119710408 gene encoding mRNA decay activator protein ZFP36L2-like, with product MQGTGAGARGSAGWSRTAREAASPRCAFGEAERTTANRSRTRKTRAASLRESRPRCCRCCRGPAAWLCVSSQRGDSVGTGGRGPVLAPSITWGAAAASLGPAIGSYRTPPSRGTPGRARQIPAAFPPRCRSPAEPPEPPPGAAATCAPAPPRCPRGRRPLRPLGHRQRPRAPHLPGRAEPNRAAPLTQQQQPRGQFFETAWFVGICPCATCQKEKELS from the exons ATGCAGGGAACGGGGGCTGGCGCACGGGGCAGCGCTGGATGGAGCCGCACAGCCCGAGAGGCTGCATCTCCCCGCTGTGCATTCGGGGAGGCGGAGCGGACAACGGCAAATCGCTCCCGCACACGGAAAACCCGGGCTGCCTCCTTACGGGAGAGCCGCccccgctgctgccgctgctgccgcgGTCCCGCTGcatggctctgtgtgagcagccAGCGTGgggacagcgtggggacagGCGGCCGCGGCCCCGTTCTGGCGCCGAGCATCACCTGGGGGGCGGCCGCTGCTTCCCTCGGGCCGGCCATCGGCTCCTACCGCACACCCCCCAGCCGCGGTACCCCGGGCCGGGCACGGCAAATCCCGGCCGCGTTCCCCCCGCgctgccgcagccccgccgAGCCTCCGGAGcccccgcccggcgccgccgccacgtgcgcgcccgccccgccccggtgcccccgcggccgccgccccctCCGCCCGCTCGGGCACCGGCAGCGGCCTCGGGCCCCGCAcctgccgggccgggccgaACCGAACCGCGCCGCGCCgctcacccagcagcagcagccg AGAGGACAGTTCTTTGAAACAGCCTGGTTTGTGGGGATCTGTCCATGTGCCACCtgccaaaaggaaaaggaactcTCTTGA